The Amycolatopsis endophytica genome includes the window CGACCATGTCCAGCAGCTCACGGCCCCGCTCTTCGGCCTCGGCGCGGGGCAGGCCCAGCGCGCGGATCGGGGCCTCGGTGATGTTCTGCAGCACCTTCATGTTCGGGAACAGGTTGAACTGCTGGAACACCATGCCGATCCGCTTGCGCATGCGCCGCTGGTGCTTCTCGTTCGCGGGCGCCATCTTCCCGCCACGGTCCACATGCGACAGGCATTCGCCGTCCACGTAGATCCGGCCCGCGTTCACCTGCTCCAGCGTCATCAGCAGCCGCAGGATCGTCGTCTTGCCCGAACCGCTCGGGCCGATCAGCGTGACGAACTCGCCCGGCTTGACGCTGAAGTCCAGCTCCCGCAACACGACGTGGTCGCCGAACTTCTTGACGACCCCCTCGAACCTGATCATCTCAGAGCTGTCCGACACGGCGTTCCAACCTTCGTACCAGGATCGACGACGGGAAACTGATCAGCAGGAACAGGATGCCCGCCAGGGTGTAGGGCTCAAGCACCTGGAACGTCTCCGCACCCTGTTCCTTGGCCTGGTTCAGCACCTCGAAGATGCCGATGCTGATCAGCAACGGAGTTTCTTTGAACATCGAGATCATGTAGTTGCCCAGCGCGGGCGTCACCCGGGGCACCGCCTGCGGCAGGATGATGCCCGTCCACACCCGCGAACGCGGTATGCTCAGCGCCGTCGCGGCCTCCCACTGTCCCTTCGGGATCGCCTCGATACCCGCTCGGTACACCTCGGCGGTATAGGTTCCGTAATGGATCCCGAGGGCGATCACGCCGGTCAGGAACGCCGATGGCCGGATATCCAGCGCCGGCCACAGCAGGTAGAAGATGACGAACACCTGGATGAGCAGGGGCGTGCTGCGCACCAACTCGATGAACAGGTACATCAACTGGCTCACGACCGGAATCCGCGCCCGCCGCACCAAGGCGAACACCAAGCCCAGCACGTAGGCCAGCAACGAGCCGAGCACCGTCAGCTCGACGGTGACGAGCAGACCCTCCAGCAGCAGCGGGACGGAATCCCAGAAGTACTCCCAGCTCCACTCCATCAGGCGTTCGCCCCCGCCCGCGCCCACGCGCTCTGCCGCTTCGGCACCTCACGCCCGAGCCGCCTGGCCAGCACACGTTCCAGCAACCGCATGCCGAACGTGATCACCAGCGCGATCAGCAGGTAACACACCAGCTCGACGCCGTAGATCAGCACCAGCTGGCTGCCGTACACCGGTCGCAGCAGCTCGCCCTTTTCGGTGATCTCCCCGGCCGAGATGAAGTACAGCAACGCGGTGCTCTTCATCAACTGGATGAAGAGGTTGTTGAACGACGGCAGCATTTCCACCACCGCCTGCGGCAGGATCACGCGGAACATGCGCTGCGCGGGGCTGAACGACAGCGCCAGCGCACCTTCCCGTTGCGCACGCGGCACGGACTGCACCGCGCCACGCACGATCTCCGCGCCGTAGGCGCCGTGGTTCAGGCCCAGCACGATGATGCCGGCGAACAGCGGGACCAGCTTGAACCCCACCAGCGCGGGCAGGACGAAGAAGATCCAGAACAGCTGGACCACTTCGGACGTCCCGCGGAAGCCTTCGACGTAGATCCGGCTGATGAACCGCACCGTCCGGGACCGCGACAGCATCGCGAGCCCGGCGATGAAGGACAGCGCGATGGTCAGCGCGATACCGCCGACCGTCGCGTACACCGTGGTTCCGAGTCCACTGAGGATGGTCGAGATGATGTTGGATGTCGAGTCGGACACGACGCGCCCCCGGAACCTGTCGTCAGGCCGCGCAGAGCTTGTCGGTCGTCAGGTCGGCCTTCGGCAGGTTGCTCTGGTCGAACCCGAACGGAGACGCGATCCGCAGCCACTCCCCGTTGTCGTGCAACGTCTTCAACTGCTGGTTGAAGGCGTCCCGCAGGGACGTGTCGTCCTTGCGGAACACGAATCCGCCCGCGGTCTCCACCAGCTGGCCGTTCTCCATCGGCTGGAAGCCGGGGGTCACCTCGACACCGGAGTTCGGGTTCTGCTTCACCAGCCACTTCAACGAGATGTCGGTCAGCGCGGCGCAGTACACGCGCCCGGCCGTCACCGACCGCAGCAGGTTGTCCTGCGTGTCCAGCGTCTCGATCTGGTCCTCGGCGACACCGGCGGAGGTGGCGAAACCCTTCTCCACGGCGGCGGAGAGCACGGCGACCTTGACCTTCTTGGCGGCGACGTCGGCGAGCGTGTTGATGCCCTGCGGGTTCCCCGCGGGCACCAGCAACGCGGTCAGCGCCGAGTAGTCGGGGTCGGAGAACAGCGCGGCGTTGCAGCGGGCGGAGGTGATGTTCATGCCCGCGGCCACCACATCGAACTGCTTGGCGTTGAGGGCCGGGATGAGCTGGTCGAACGGGACCACGCTCGCCTGCACCGTGTCGATCCCCAGACCCTTGAACACCGCGCGAGCCACCTCGGGCGCCTCACCGGTGGTGGTGCCGGACGCGTCCGCGAACCCGTACGGAGACTCGTTGGCGATGCCGATCTTGATCGTCTTGGCACTGCGCGCCGCTTCGAGGGTGTCCCCGCTTTCCGTGCTCTGGCAGGCTGCCAGCAAGGCTGGTCCCGCCACCGCCGCGGCGCCCACGACCGCCGACGTCCGGAAGAAGTCCCGTCGCGTCCATTGTCCGTGCGTCATCTTCGCACCCCTTGTTCGGTTCAGGTGGTTAACCGAACGTAGGCGGTTCACCCGAAGATGCGACGAGATCACCACTCGCTGTTATGGGAAAGAGATCGACCTTCTGTGTGGACAGTGAATACGGAAAGTGACAGAACTGGCTCAGTCCTGCGACAACTCGTGACGCTCCCGCACCACCGAGACGATCTCGTCCATGATTTCCGTGAGTTCGTAGTCCTTCGGGGTGAACACGCGAGCGATGCCGCGTTCGGTGAGTAACCGGGCGTCGTCGGGCGGAATGATGCCGCCGACGATCACCGGGATGTCACCGGCTCCCGCCGCTCGCAGCCCGTCGACCACCTGCGGCACGACCTCCAGGTGTGAACCGGAAAGCACCGACAGACCGACGACGTGCACGCCCTCCTGCACCGCGGCCGCGACGATCTGTTCCGGTGTCAGCCGGATGCCCTGGTAGACGACCTCGAACCCGACGTCCCGCGCGCGGACCGCGACCTGTTCGGCGCCGTTGGAATGCCCGTCCAGCCCCGGTTTGCCGACCAGGATGCGCAACCGTTCGCCCAGTTCCTCACCGGTGGACCGCACGCGGTCGCGCACGCGGGACAACTCGCGGGCGTCGCCGGACATGGCTGCCGCGGACACGCCCGTCGGCGCCCGGTACTCGCCGAACGCCTCGCGCAGCGCGCCCGCCCACTCGCCGGTGGTCACGCCCGCGGTCACGCAAGCCAGTGTCGCCTCGAACAAGTTCTCCGACGTCTTCGCCGCCTCACGCAGCCGCGCCAGCGACTCGTCGACGGCTTTCTGGTCGCGACGGGACCGCCATTCTTCGAGCGCGCTGATCGCCTGCTTCTCCACCGCCGGGTCGACGGTTTCGATCGCCTTGGCGCCCTCGGCCTGCAACGGGCTGGGCTCGGTGGTGTCGAACTTGTTGACCCCGACGATGACCCGTCCGCCGGACTCCATGTCGCGCCGGTAGTCGGCCAGCGACGCAACCAGCTGCGACTTCATGTAACCGCTTTCCACCGCGGCCACGGCACCGCCGAAGTCCTGCACCTGCTCGATCTCCGCGCGCGCACCGGTCACAATCTCGTCCACTTTGGACTCGATGACGTGCGATCCGGCGAAGATGTCCTCGTATTCCAGCAGGTCCGTCTCGTAGGCGAGCACCTGCTGCATGCGCAGCGCCCACTGCTGGTCCCACGGCCGCGGCAGGCCCAGTGCCTCGTTCCAGGCAGGCAGCTGGATCGCGCGCGCACGGGCGTCGCGCGAGAGGGCCACGCCGAGCATCTCCAGCACGATCCGCTGGGCGTTGTTCTCCGGCTGCGCCTCGGTCAGCCCCAGCGAGTTGACCTGCACGCCGTAACGCAGGCGACGCGCCTTCGGGTCCTCGACGCCGTAGCGTTCCCGCGTGATCTCGTCCCAGAGACGACCGAACGCCCGCATCTTGCACATTTCTTCGACGAACCGCACACCGGCGTTGACGAAGAACGAGATCCGGCCGACGACCTTCGCCATGTCCGCGGGCTCGACCTGACCGGAGTCCCGGACCGCGTCGAGCACCGCGATGGCGGTGGACAACGCGTAGGCGACCTCCTGCGTCGGCGTCGCGCCCGCCTCCTGCAGGTGATAGCTGCAGATGTTGATCGGGTTCCACTTCGGGATGTGGTGCACCGTCCACGCGATCACATCCGTGATCAGCCGCAGACTCGGCGCGGGCGGGAAGATGTAGGTCCCGCGGGAGAGGTACTCCTTGATGATGTCGTTCTGGGTGGTGCCGGTGAGCTTGGCGAGCACCTCGTCGCGGTCGCGGCCCTCGGCGTCGGCCTGCTCCCGCGCGACGGTGACGTAGAGCGCGAGCAGCCACATGGCCGGCGCGTTGATCGTCATCGAGGTGTTGGCCTCGGCCAGCGGGATGCCGTCGAAGAGGCGGCGCATGTCGCCGATGTGCGAGACGGGCACGCCGACCTTGCCGACCTCACCCTTGGACAGCGGGTGGTCCGGGTCGTAGCCGGTCTGGGTGGGCAGATCGAAGGCGACCGAAAGGCCGGTCTGGCCCTTGGCGAGGTTTCGGCGGTACAGCTCGTTGGACGCCGCGGCCGACGAATGCCCCGCGTACGTGCGCATCACCCAGGGCCGGTCCCGTTCGCGATCCGTGGGGTAGGGCATCGGTGCACCTCCTGATGACGACATGCCGAGCGTACTCGGCGGTAACTTGTTGTGCAGCACCACAAGGACGCACGTCACTGGGCGCCTGACTCATTCTGGGCCGCGAGTTAGCCTCGTGGGTGTGACGTGGAGCCTGTACGTGAGCTATCTGGTCTTTGCCCTGCTGATCGCGGTGGTGCCGGGGCCGGACACGATGGTGGTGCTCAAGAACGCCCTGTCCGGTGGGGCGCGCGGGGGGCTGTTCACCTGCTCCGGCATCGCGCTGGGCAACCTCGTGCAGGCCACCGCGGTCGGTCTCGGGCTGGGGACCGTGATCGTGCAGGTGCGGCCGCTGTTCGAGACCGTGCGCTGGGCGGGTGTCGCCTACCTGTGCTGGCTGGGGTTCCAGGCACTGCGCGGCGCGCGACGCGGCGACTACGAGGCGCTCGACGCACTGGACCGGCACCGGGCGGGCGACTTCCGCCGGTTCCGCGAAGGGTTCCTGTCCAACATCACCAACCCGAAGGTGATCGCCTTCTACCTGTCCGTCCTGCCCCAGTTCCTCGACCCGGCGACCACCGGTGTCGGCGAGGCCCTGCTGCTGGCCTACACCGTGCTGGTGGTGGGCACGGTGTGGCAGCTGACGCTGCTGTTCCTGATCCGCTGGGCGAAGACCTGGCTCAACCGCCGCCGCGTGCGCCGCACGATGGACGCCGTGACCGGCACGGCGCTGGTCGGCTTCGGGATCGGGCTGGCGGTGGAGTGAGTCAGAGCAGCTCGGCGAGGTCGATACCGGCTGCGAACGGCTCGGCGACGGTCACCTTGCCGGTGTTCACTCCGTCAGTCGCGTAGAGGCCGGTGGTGGGGTCGAGGCGGTAGCGGAACAGCGAGATGGCGCCACGGTCCAAGCCCTCCACCCGCCAGAAGTGCGGGATCCGGGCATGTGCGTACTCGGCAGGCTTGTCGGTCTGGTCCGCGGTGATCGACCCCGGCGACATCACCTCGACGACCAGGACGCAGTGCTCCGGCCGCAGCACGGCGTCCTCGTCCAGAGATGCGTCGTAGACGACGAGGTCCGGCCTGCGGTTGAGGAGCGGCACATCCCGCAGCCGAAGGTCGACGTCGGTCGCGACCTCCCATTCCTCCGGCGCGGCGTCCTCGAGCGCGTTGGCGAGGCGACGAGCGAAGATCTGGTGCGCCCTACGCGGGGCCGGGTTCACTACAATGGCTCCGTCGACGATTTCCAGACTGCGGCACACTTCTTCCGGAAGGGCTTCGTAGTCCGCCGCCGTCAAGCCGTCGGGCGGGAGCACCATCCACTCGGGCAACGCGGTCATCCGACCCCCAACCGTGAGAGTTCCTGCTTGCAGGTTACGTGACCTCGGGGAACGCCGGGAAGTAAGGACGCGCTCTGCCGCGGCGCGGATCAGAGCAGTTCGGCAAGGTCGAACGTCACCTCGATCGGCTCGC containing:
- the ehuA gene encoding ectoine/hydroxyectoine ABC transporter ATP-binding protein EhuA, translated to MIRFEGVVKKFGDHVVLRELDFSVKPGEFVTLIGPSGSGKTTILRLLMTLEQVNAGRIYVDGECLSHVDRGGKMAPANEKHQRRMRKRIGMVFQQFNLFPNMKVLQNITEAPIRALGLPRAEAEERGRELLDMVGLGEKADAHPSQLSGGQQQRVAIARALAMRPEVLLLDEVTSALDPELVAGVLKVLKEIAATTDITFLCVTHEMQFARDVSDRVLMFDQGQIIEDAAPEKLFTDPDHQRTREFLQAVLDRG
- the ehuD gene encoding ectoine/hydroxyectoine ABC transporter permease subunit EhuD, which translates into the protein MEWSWEYFWDSVPLLLEGLLVTVELTVLGSLLAYVLGLVFALVRRARIPVVSQLMYLFIELVRSTPLLIQVFVIFYLLWPALDIRPSAFLTGVIALGIHYGTYTAEVYRAGIEAIPKGQWEAATALSIPRSRVWTGIILPQAVPRVTPALGNYMISMFKETPLLISIGIFEVLNQAKEQGAETFQVLEPYTLAGILFLLISFPSSILVRRLERRVGQL
- the ehuC gene encoding ectoine/hydroxyectoine ABC transporter permease subunit EhuC → MSDSTSNIISTILSGLGTTVYATVGGIALTIALSFIAGLAMLSRSRTVRFISRIYVEGFRGTSEVVQLFWIFFVLPALVGFKLVPLFAGIIVLGLNHGAYGAEIVRGAVQSVPRAQREGALALSFSPAQRMFRVILPQAVVEMLPSFNNLFIQLMKSTALLYFISAGEITEKGELLRPVYGSQLVLIYGVELVCYLLIALVITFGMRLLERVLARRLGREVPKRQSAWARAGANA
- the ehuB gene encoding ectoine/hydroxyectoine ABC transporter substrate-binding protein EhuB: MTHGQWTRRDFFRTSAVVGAAAVAGPALLAACQSTESGDTLEAARSAKTIKIGIANESPYGFADASGTTTGEAPEVARAVFKGLGIDTVQASVVPFDQLIPALNAKQFDVVAAGMNITSARCNAALFSDPDYSALTALLVPAGNPQGINTLADVAAKKVKVAVLSAAVEKGFATSAGVAEDQIETLDTQDNLLRSVTAGRVYCAALTDISLKWLVKQNPNSGVEVTPGFQPMENGQLVETAGGFVFRKDDTSLRDAFNQQLKTLHDNGEWLRIASPFGFDQSNLPKADLTTDKLCAA
- a CDS encoding protein meaA gives rise to the protein MPYPTDRERDRPWVMRTYAGHSSAAASNELYRRNLAKGQTGLSVAFDLPTQTGYDPDHPLSKGEVGKVGVPVSHIGDMRRLFDGIPLAEANTSMTINAPAMWLLALYVTVAREQADAEGRDRDEVLAKLTGTTQNDIIKEYLSRGTYIFPPAPSLRLITDVIAWTVHHIPKWNPINICSYHLQEAGATPTQEVAYALSTAIAVLDAVRDSGQVEPADMAKVVGRISFFVNAGVRFVEEMCKMRAFGRLWDEITRERYGVEDPKARRLRYGVQVNSLGLTEAQPENNAQRIVLEMLGVALSRDARARAIQLPAWNEALGLPRPWDQQWALRMQQVLAYETDLLEYEDIFAGSHVIESKVDEIVTGARAEIEQVQDFGGAVAAVESGYMKSQLVASLADYRRDMESGGRVIVGVNKFDTTEPSPLQAEGAKAIETVDPAVEKQAISALEEWRSRRDQKAVDESLARLREAAKTSENLFEATLACVTAGVTTGEWAGALREAFGEYRAPTGVSAAAMSGDARELSRVRDRVRSTGEELGERLRILVGKPGLDGHSNGAEQVAVRARDVGFEVVYQGIRLTPEQIVAAAVQEGVHVVGLSVLSGSHLEVVPQVVDGLRAAGAGDIPVIVGGIIPPDDARLLTERGIARVFTPKDYELTEIMDEIVSVVRERHELSQD
- a CDS encoding LysE family translocator, whose protein sequence is MGVTWSLYVSYLVFALLIAVVPGPDTMVVLKNALSGGARGGLFTCSGIALGNLVQATAVGLGLGTVIVQVRPLFETVRWAGVAYLCWLGFQALRGARRGDYEALDALDRHRAGDFRRFREGFLSNITNPKVIAFYLSVLPQFLDPATTGVGEALLLAYTVLVVGTVWQLTLLFLIRWAKTWLNRRRVRRTMDAVTGTALVGFGIGLAVE
- a CDS encoding Uma2 family endonuclease; the protein is MTALPEWMVLPPDGLTAADYEALPEEVCRSLEIVDGAIVVNPAPRRAHQIFARRLANALEDAAPEEWEVATDVDLRLRDVPLLNRRPDLVVYDASLDEDAVLRPEHCVLVVEVMSPGSITADQTDKPAEYAHARIPHFWRVEGLDRGAISLFRYRLDPTTGLYATDGVNTGKVTVAEPFAAGIDLAELL